From the Micromonospora lupini genome, one window contains:
- a CDS encoding class I SAM-dependent methyltransferase — protein MDQHSSDIVDYYTQHYREDQRLTGRPQARLEWIRTLELLRDLLPKTGARVLDVGGGTGAYARALVSAGHEVRLVDLVPGHVAHARAGQPSIEAQVADARALPYAGDTFDAALLLGPLYHLVRRADRLRALREAVRVTRPGGRVVAAVISRFAGALDFAATGRLDERTLAEARSLLTDGTNDPRIGFTHAYFHRVEEITDECLAAGLTEVVVHGVEGPAWTAAEAAIGGTAEETVFGGALDLARVYSSESALVASSAHLLAIARVPER, from the coding sequence GTGGACCAGCATTCGAGCGACATCGTCGACTACTACACGCAGCACTACCGTGAGGACCAGCGGCTGACCGGGCGACCCCAGGCCCGTCTGGAGTGGATCCGGACGCTGGAACTCCTGCGGGATCTCCTGCCGAAAACCGGCGCCCGCGTCCTGGATGTCGGCGGCGGCACAGGCGCGTACGCTCGCGCGCTCGTCTCCGCCGGTCACGAGGTGCGCCTCGTGGACCTGGTGCCGGGTCACGTCGCACACGCCCGTGCTGGCCAGCCGTCCATCGAAGCGCAGGTCGCCGACGCGCGTGCCCTCCCCTACGCCGGCGACACGTTCGACGCCGCGCTGCTGCTGGGCCCGCTCTATCACCTGGTGCGGCGCGCGGATCGGCTACGGGCCCTACGGGAGGCCGTCCGCGTCACCCGCCCCGGTGGCCGGGTCGTGGCGGCGGTCATCTCGCGGTTCGCGGGGGCGCTGGACTTCGCGGCCACCGGCCGACTGGACGAGCGGACTCTCGCGGAGGCACGCTCGCTGCTCACCGACGGCACCAACGACCCGCGGATCGGTTTCACCCACGCCTACTTCCACCGGGTCGAGGAGATCACCGACGAGTGCCTGGCGGCGGGGTTGACCGAGGTGGTCGTGCACGGGGTCGAGGGTCCGGCGTGGACGGCAGCGGAGGCAGCAATCGGCGGCACGGCGGAGGAGACGGTCTTCGGTGGCGCGCTGGACCTCGCTCGGGTGTACTCCAGCGAGTCGGCGCTTGTCGCGTCGAGCGCGCACCTCCTCGCCATCGCGCGCGTGCCCGAGCGGTAG
- a CDS encoding fibronectin type III domain-containing protein yields MASIDDAERTDAPRSRSRLRGGLVTVGTVTALLAAMGLTVLGLGAADNAVANYDASSWLWSTVRSELARVNGVTARVDTRTEVPGARRHPMQVAQTDRLLILRDLQTGQISSLDLATLQLTATTPTTPGLGVSVALHEDAAFVVDAVQGIVRQLDPRSLSPIGEPVRYPPGITGGTFDGEGRLWIAVPSEGTVSAVTAAKLPSAPASAAPAGGGLSPERVETYDVADASHELVVSTLDDGVAVLDRTAARLVRVQRGAVHPTPLTLPGPAAMPTRTSGPRVPVTVPAERRVLVVGDAGEERAFTVPGSGDRLSPAVAWADRFYCADEATGTIYSFDAGGQLVDTIKGRANGPLEMEVRENHLFINSPDSATARVVDDKHQVREVDKYANDVLGGDPPPAPPPPPPPKKPRVGKPSAPRSVTAAAGNAQARVSWRPAAANGAEITKYVVQGADQRLEVGANQRSVEVKGLTNGETYRFAVHAVNAKGDGPARSSNPVTPTAAVPDPPASVTAQERPDGTVVVKWPAANGQGNKIAKYAVTATSAGTNAPAGESTKTELVVPAGELEFGTQYAFTVVAVNDKGAGSAASPVSNTVVPFAAPGRPLDLQAGTVADQPGAVTVQWSPAEANGRPVTKYQVDVGGKTSEVTETRTTVTGLGNGQNVTVKVKAVNEAGPGPEATATARTVAAPQVTVTGSSATATSATVTFTVDAGGGRATCSLSTSGEPAKAGACSSITMTGLTPGTKYAFTVTATNAAGKGTAQRAEDTLALYGVATCNNGPDGDQRTYCDKEVASRRNGNEVFSVAAQDNDKQVGWAKPGRRLQAYCKKSGEDVDSWIYNNQKRSTWWVQVEFNGKNYIPWAWLNLEGGDNINVLPTC; encoded by the coding sequence GTGGCCAGCATCGACGACGCCGAGCGGACCGACGCCCCCCGTTCCCGGTCCCGACTGCGCGGCGGGCTGGTGACGGTCGGCACGGTCACCGCGCTGCTGGCCGCCATGGGGCTTACCGTCCTGGGGCTGGGGGCGGCGGACAACGCGGTGGCCAACTACGACGCAAGTTCCTGGCTGTGGAGCACGGTGCGCAGCGAGCTGGCCCGGGTCAACGGGGTCACCGCCAGGGTGGACACCCGCACCGAGGTTCCCGGCGCCCGCCGACACCCGATGCAGGTCGCCCAGACCGATCGGCTGCTGATCCTGCGCGATCTGCAGACCGGGCAGATCAGCTCGCTGGACCTGGCCACCCTGCAGCTCACCGCTACCACGCCGACCACACCCGGCCTGGGCGTGAGCGTCGCCCTGCACGAGGACGCGGCGTTCGTCGTCGACGCCGTGCAGGGCATCGTGCGGCAGCTCGACCCGCGGTCGTTGAGCCCGATCGGCGAGCCGGTGCGCTATCCGCCGGGCATCACCGGGGGCACCTTCGACGGCGAGGGCCGCCTCTGGATCGCGGTGCCCAGCGAGGGCACCGTCTCGGCGGTCACCGCCGCGAAACTGCCGTCCGCGCCGGCCTCGGCCGCGCCGGCCGGGGGCGGGCTCAGCCCGGAGCGGGTCGAGACGTACGACGTGGCCGACGCCAGCCACGAGCTGGTGGTCTCCACCCTGGACGACGGGGTGGCGGTGCTCGACCGCACGGCCGCACGGCTGGTGCGGGTGCAGCGCGGTGCGGTCCACCCGACGCCGTTGACGCTGCCCGGCCCGGCGGCGATGCCGACCCGCACCTCCGGCCCGCGGGTGCCGGTGACGGTGCCGGCCGAGCGGCGGGTGCTGGTGGTGGGTGACGCCGGTGAGGAGCGGGCGTTCACGGTGCCGGGCAGCGGCGACCGGCTGAGCCCGGCGGTGGCGTGGGCCGACCGGTTCTACTGCGCCGACGAGGCGACAGGCACCATCTACTCCTTCGACGCGGGCGGCCAGTTGGTCGACACGATCAAGGGCCGGGCGAACGGGCCACTGGAGATGGAGGTGCGGGAGAACCACCTCTTCATCAACTCGCCCGACTCGGCGACGGCCCGGGTGGTGGACGACAAGCACCAGGTGCGCGAGGTCGACAAGTACGCCAACGACGTGCTGGGTGGTGACCCGCCGCCTGCTCCCCCGCCGCCGCCCCCGCCGAAGAAGCCCCGGGTGGGCAAGCCGAGCGCGCCGCGCAGCGTCACCGCCGCCGCCGGCAACGCTCAGGCCCGGGTGAGCTGGCGGCCGGCCGCCGCGAACGGCGCCGAGATCACGAAGTACGTCGTGCAGGGCGCCGACCAGCGCCTGGAGGTGGGCGCCAACCAGCGTTCGGTGGAGGTCAAGGGGCTGACCAACGGCGAGACGTACCGTTTCGCGGTGCATGCCGTCAACGCCAAGGGTGACGGCCCGGCGCGCAGCAGCAACCCGGTGACCCCGACCGCCGCGGTGCCCGATCCGCCGGCCAGTGTCACGGCGCAGGAGCGGCCGGACGGCACGGTGGTGGTGAAGTGGCCGGCCGCGAACGGGCAGGGCAACAAGATCGCCAAGTACGCGGTGACTGCCACGTCGGCGGGGACGAACGCGCCGGCCGGTGAGTCGACGAAGACGGAGCTTGTGGTGCCGGCCGGTGAGCTGGAGTTCGGCACCCAGTACGCGTTCACAGTCGTGGCGGTCAACGACAAGGGGGCCGGCTCGGCGGCGTCGCCGGTCAGCAACACGGTGGTGCCGTTCGCGGCGCCCGGCCGGCCGCTGGACCTGCAGGCCGGGACTGTCGCCGACCAGCCGGGCGCGGTCACTGTGCAGTGGTCACCGGCCGAGGCGAACGGTCGGCCGGTGACGAAGTACCAGGTGGACGTCGGTGGCAAGACCAGTGAGGTGACCGAGACCCGAACGACGGTCACCGGTCTGGGCAACGGCCAGAACGTCACGGTGAAGGTGAAGGCGGTCAACGAGGCCGGGCCGGGTCCGGAGGCCACCGCCACGGCCCGTACGGTCGCCGCGCCGCAGGTCACTGTCACCGGCTCGTCGGCGACCGCCACGTCGGCGACTGTCACGTTCACGGTGGACGCGGGCGGCGGCAGGGCCACCTGCTCGCTGAGCACGTCGGGTGAGCCGGCGAAGGCCGGGGCGTGCTCCAGCATCACGATGACGGGGCTGACGCCGGGCACGAAGTACGCGTTCACGGTGACCGCCACCAACGCGGCCGGCAAGGGGACCGCGCAGCGGGCTGAGGACACGCTGGCGTTGTACGGCGTCGCCACCTGCAACAACGGGCCGGACGGCGATCAGCGGACCTACTGCGACAAGGAGGTCGCCAGCCGCCGCAACGGTAATGAGGTCTTCTCGGTTGCCGCGCAGGACAACGACAAGCAGGTGGGCTGGGCGAAGCCGGGCCGCCGACTCCAGGCGTACTGCAAGAAGTCCGGCGAGGACGTCGACTCGTGGATCTACAACAACCAGAAGCGCAGCACCTGGTGGGTGCAGGTCGAATTCAACGGGAAGAACTACATTCCCTGGGCCTGGCTCAACCTGGAGGGCGGCGACAACATCAACGTCCTGCCCACCTGCTGA
- a CDS encoding DUF58 domain-containing protein has protein sequence MGITARGVGLLVAAVVLLGLGFRFAYPELTLLGAAAGAAVGYAALTAAWRPRLLVSRRADPDRVARGEPASMTLTVRNAGRLRSANLLAEDRCGSRAVPVPLLRLRPGRDTEVRYDVPTVRRGVVPVGPLRVTRRDPLGLVALARPYGETAPVWVHPRIHPLTAVPTGAGRSLDGRVDGVPNGSITFNSLREYVVGDDLRRVHWRTSARVGELMVRENVDTSLPRLIVLLDNRAAAHPQQVDGVAESFESACEAAASVVTAAHRADLPVVMLLVGPELIERGPAGAGEMPPLDRLAAAELSDEDDALHAVTTRLRQDRLGDTLIFLTGPGGRDGLGHVGALRGAYPSVVVGVFGAAEPTPAGTAGLVVVDAVDGAQFAAEWDGVRRW, from the coding sequence ATGGGGATCACCGCCCGCGGGGTCGGGCTGCTCGTCGCCGCTGTCGTCCTGCTCGGCCTGGGGTTCCGCTTCGCGTACCCCGAGTTGACGTTGCTCGGCGCGGCGGCCGGCGCGGCAGTCGGCTACGCGGCGCTTACCGCGGCCTGGCGGCCTCGCCTGCTGGTCAGCCGCCGGGCGGACCCGGACCGGGTGGCGCGCGGGGAGCCGGCGAGCATGACGCTCACCGTCCGCAACGCCGGCCGGCTGCGGTCGGCGAATCTGCTGGCCGAGGACCGGTGCGGCAGCCGTGCGGTGCCCGTGCCGCTGCTGCGCCTGCGGCCGGGTCGGGACACCGAGGTCCGCTACGACGTGCCGACCGTCCGTCGGGGGGTGGTGCCGGTCGGTCCGCTGCGGGTCACCCGGCGCGACCCGTTGGGTCTGGTGGCGTTGGCCCGCCCGTACGGAGAGACGGCGCCGGTCTGGGTGCACCCGCGGATCCATCCGCTGACGGCGGTGCCCACCGGCGCGGGGCGCAGCCTCGACGGCCGGGTGGACGGGGTGCCGAACGGGTCGATCACGTTCAATTCGCTGCGGGAGTACGTGGTGGGTGACGACCTGCGTCGGGTGCACTGGCGTACGAGCGCCCGGGTCGGCGAGCTGATGGTGCGCGAGAACGTGGACACCAGCCTGCCCCGCCTGATCGTCCTCCTGGACAACCGCGCCGCCGCGCACCCGCAGCAGGTGGACGGGGTGGCCGAGTCGTTCGAGTCCGCCTGCGAGGCGGCGGCGTCGGTCGTCACCGCCGCACACCGTGCGGACCTGCCGGTGGTGATGCTGCTGGTCGGCCCGGAGCTGATCGAGCGCGGGCCGGCGGGGGCCGGCGAGATGCCGCCGCTGGACCGGCTCGCCGCCGCCGAACTGTCCGACGAGGACGACGCGTTGCACGCGGTCACCACCCGGCTGCGCCAGGACCGGCTCGGCGACACGCTGATCTTCCTGACCGGCCCCGGTGGGCGGGACGGGTTGGGACACGTCGGTGCGCTGCGCGGCGCGTACCCCTCGGTGGTGGTCGGGGTGTTCGGGGCGGCCGAGCCGACGCCTGCGGGCACGGCCGGCCTGGTGGTGGTCGACGCGGTGGACGGCGCACAGTTCGCCGCCGAGTGGGACGGGGTACGCCGGTGGTGA
- a CDS encoding SDR family oxidoreductase, which translates to MNLTDRIAVVTGGAGGIGAALSRRFAAEGAAAVVVADLDAEAAHAVAEGIGPVAHAAALDVTDEAQVRALVDDTERRFGRIDLFCANAGVTTGGGVEVDDAAWDRAWRVNVLAHVYSTRAVLPGMLARGGGHLLHTCSAAGVLTAVGDAAYTATKHASVGFAEWLAITYRDRGIRVSALCPQGVDTPMLADGIVEGHLGARVIAASGAVLTPDQVAEATIAGLAEERFLILPHPEVADYARRRAEDPDGWQAGLRKLVRRLTA; encoded by the coding sequence GTGAACCTGACCGACCGGATCGCGGTGGTCACCGGCGGCGCCGGCGGCATCGGGGCGGCTCTGTCGCGGCGCTTCGCCGCCGAGGGCGCCGCCGCGGTGGTGGTCGCCGACCTGGACGCCGAGGCGGCCCACGCGGTGGCCGAGGGCATCGGCCCGGTGGCGCACGCCGCCGCCCTCGACGTCACCGACGAGGCGCAGGTCCGCGCGCTCGTCGACGACACCGAACGGCGCTTCGGCCGCATCGACCTGTTCTGCGCCAACGCGGGGGTGACCACCGGCGGGGGAGTGGAGGTCGACGACGCGGCCTGGGACCGCGCGTGGCGGGTGAACGTACTCGCCCACGTCTACTCGACCCGGGCGGTGCTGCCCGGCATGCTCGCCCGCGGCGGCGGCCACCTGCTGCACACCTGCTCGGCGGCGGGGGTGCTGACCGCGGTGGGCGACGCCGCCTACACCGCGACGAAGCACGCCTCGGTGGGCTTCGCCGAGTGGCTCGCCATCACCTACCGTGACCGGGGCATCCGGGTCAGCGCCCTCTGCCCGCAGGGAGTGGACACCCCGATGCTCGCCGACGGCATCGTCGAGGGTCACCTGGGCGCGCGGGTGATCGCCGCCTCCGGAGCGGTGCTCACCCCGGACCAGGTCGCCGAGGCGACAATCGCCGGGCTGGCCGAGGAGCGGTTCCTGATCCTGCCGCACCCGGAGGTCGCCGACTACGCGCGCCGCCGCGCCGAGGACCCGGACGGCTGGCAGGCCGGCCTCCGCAAGCTGGTCCGCCGGCTGACCGCCTGA
- a CDS encoding transglutaminaseTgpA domain-containing protein, whose product MGRGTPVVTGVEPLRAPDVAATDPRRTPSPAGGATGRVVHALRAAVVPLALIALTGLAGVVLGRVYAGDLLTRLVIGAAVGSVLVSVAARRLPSWLVAPVSMAALAGWTLWSLRLAAARADLPGSLLEVSADAARNGIPRLLTAMIPVEPTPDTVLVPVVAAWLAGLAGAEVALRTGRVLLGYLPAAGLYAAALYVVGPNAEPAIGTTVAFVAIAAVGLAAPSGASPAGGDPTAGLAPGMRAAVRLRLAASAALGVALVIGLVALLGPVVAGQVDGRPVDPRRYVEPPQVQTLDENPLIRISGWALRPEQKLLDVRTMGVAPPPGGADDATATGAADDPTSSRSVRIRLAVLSDYDGITWRVGATYRNAGRILPATAPTRDSAVETVRQEITVAELSGRLLPAVATPREVSGARVAYDPATGTLIRPEGLTPGLRYTVTSARERPDNNLLATANVPAGEEVARVLRVADGVPDPMRRLAAQLAEENGAPYARAAAIEQFLAEHYRVVADAPSGHAYPNLAFFLFGPRNGGGQRGTSEQFAAAFAVLGRLSGLPTRVVVGFESGGQGPVRAGDAYAWPEVLFDGLGWVAFDPLPRPENEPRPVEEDFRPTPEDPPPSEVPAPTVEPTASPEPAAAADGPPVRGGVSTPVLVAGGSGGLLLVVGALLLTLLAMRRSLSRNRLVRGDPGQRIAGAWREVTDALRLAGRPVGDDLAATEVAARARQALSDARAGTTGGGTTGGRATSSGATSSGVPRHEPAGDDGPAVDELAALLNQVGFAPGAATPDQAAQAAEVATAYVATLRSARPRWRRLLWSLDPGPLRRARRSPQ is encoded by the coding sequence GTGGGACGGGGTACGCCGGTGGTGACGGGCGTCGAGCCGCTGCGCGCGCCGGACGTCGCGGCGACGGACCCGCGGCGGACGCCGTCGCCAGCCGGCGGCGCGACCGGGCGGGTGGTACACGCGCTGCGGGCGGCCGTCGTGCCGCTGGCGCTGATCGCGCTCACCGGGCTCGCCGGGGTGGTGCTCGGCCGGGTGTACGCGGGCGACCTGCTGACCCGGCTGGTCATCGGCGCGGCGGTGGGCTCGGTGCTGGTAAGCGTGGCCGCCCGACGGCTGCCGTCCTGGCTTGTCGCGCCGGTGTCGATGGCGGCGTTGGCCGGTTGGACGCTGTGGTCGTTGCGGCTGGCCGCCGCCCGCGCCGATCTGCCGGGAAGCCTGCTGGAGGTGAGCGCGGACGCGGCGCGCAATGGTATTCCCCGGCTGCTCACCGCGATGATCCCGGTGGAGCCCACACCGGACACGGTGCTGGTCCCGGTGGTGGCGGCGTGGCTGGCCGGCCTGGCGGGGGCGGAGGTGGCGCTGCGCACCGGCCGGGTGCTGCTCGGCTACCTGCCGGCGGCGGGGCTCTACGCCGCGGCCCTCTACGTGGTCGGTCCGAACGCCGAACCGGCGATCGGGACGACTGTTGCCTTCGTCGCGATCGCGGCGGTCGGGCTGGCCGCGCCGTCGGGTGCGTCGCCGGCTGGCGGTGACCCGACGGCAGGTCTCGCCCCGGGGATGCGCGCGGCGGTGCGGCTTCGGCTGGCGGCGTCGGCGGCGCTCGGCGTGGCCCTGGTGATCGGCCTGGTCGCGCTGCTCGGCCCGGTGGTCGCCGGTCAGGTCGACGGGCGGCCGGTGGACCCGCGCCGGTACGTGGAGCCGCCACAGGTGCAGACGCTCGACGAGAACCCGCTGATCCGGATCTCCGGGTGGGCGCTGCGCCCGGAGCAGAAGCTTCTCGACGTGCGCACGATGGGCGTCGCACCACCGCCCGGCGGCGCGGACGACGCGACGGCGACCGGCGCGGCGGACGACCCGACGTCGTCCCGCAGCGTGCGGATCCGGTTGGCGGTGCTCAGCGACTACGACGGGATCACCTGGCGGGTCGGTGCGACGTACCGCAACGCGGGGCGGATCCTGCCGGCCACCGCGCCGACCCGGGACAGCGCGGTGGAGACGGTTCGGCAGGAGATCACCGTGGCGGAGCTGAGTGGTCGGCTGCTCCCGGCCGTGGCGACGCCGCGTGAGGTCAGCGGCGCGCGGGTGGCGTACGACCCGGCGACGGGGACGCTGATCCGGCCGGAGGGGCTGACGCCGGGGCTGCGGTACACGGTGACGTCGGCCCGGGAGCGCCCGGACAACAATCTGCTGGCCACCGCGAACGTGCCGGCCGGCGAGGAGGTGGCCCGGGTGCTGCGGGTCGCCGACGGGGTGCCCGACCCAATGCGGCGGCTGGCGGCTCAGCTCGCCGAGGAGAACGGCGCCCCGTACGCGCGGGCGGCGGCGATCGAGCAGTTCCTGGCCGAGCACTACCGGGTGGTGGCGGACGCGCCGAGCGGGCACGCGTACCCGAACCTGGCCTTCTTCCTCTTCGGCCCGCGCAACGGGGGCGGGCAGCGGGGCACGTCGGAGCAGTTCGCGGCGGCGTTCGCGGTGCTGGGCCGGCTCTCCGGGCTGCCGACGCGGGTGGTGGTCGGCTTCGAGTCCGGTGGGCAGGGGCCGGTGCGGGCCGGTGACGCGTACGCCTGGCCGGAGGTGCTCTTCGACGGGTTGGGCTGGGTGGCCTTCGACCCGCTGCCCCGCCCGGAGAACGAGCCGAGGCCGGTGGAGGAGGACTTCCGTCCGACCCCGGAGGACCCGCCGCCGTCGGAGGTGCCGGCGCCCACAGTGGAGCCGACGGCGTCGCCGGAGCCGGCAGCCGCCGCCGACGGGCCGCCGGTACGAGGTGGCGTGTCCACGCCGGTGCTGGTCGCGGGTGGCAGCGGTGGTCTGCTGCTCGTGGTGGGGGCGCTGCTGCTGACCCTGTTGGCGATGCGCCGCTCCCTCTCCCGCAACCGGCTGGTGCGGGGTGACCCCGGCCAGCGCATCGCCGGCGCCTGGCGGGAGGTCACCGACGCGTTGCGACTGGCCGGCCGCCCGGTCGGCGACGACCTGGCGGCGACCGAGGTCGCCGCGCGGGCCCGGCAGGCCCTCTCCGACGCCCGAGCGGGCACGACCGGAGGCGGCACGACCGGAGGCCGCGCAACCAGCAGCGGCGCAACCAGCAGCGGCGTGCCCCGCCACGAGCCGGCCGGCGACGACGGGCCGGCCGTCGACGAGTTGGCGGCCCTGCTCAATCAGGTGGGCTTCGCCCCGGGTGCCGCAACGCCTGATCAGGCGGCCCAGGCCGCCGAGGTGGCCACCGCCTACGTGGCCACCCTGCGCTCCGCGCGCCCCCGGTGGCGTCGCCTGCTCTGGTCGCTCGACCCAGGTCCCCTGCGCCGAGCCCGCCGCTCTCCGCAGTGA
- a CDS encoding LLM class F420-dependent oxidoreductase produces the protein MTVPLGGIPLADHEAVYATLDRAGFTDVWSSEVAGTDAFTPLALAAAWQPRLRLGTAITPVFTRGPGLLAMSAAALAEAAPGRFALGIGASSPVLVRDWNAVRFDEPFRRTRDVLRFLRAALRGETVDEVYDTFTVRRFTLERPPAVPPPILLAALRPGMLRLAGAEADGVILNWLSADDVPRTLAELGERRAGFEVAARIFVCPTEDATYARTLGRRLITSYLTVPAYAEFHRWLGRDEVLAPMWQAWAAGDRRGASAAVPDEVVDALVLHGSPERCRAQVRRYADAGVQVPVLALLPTPEVSAGSAAALMTLIARLGTEPVGASA, from the coding sequence ATGACTGTGCCGTTGGGCGGGATCCCGCTTGCCGATCACGAGGCGGTCTACGCGACCCTCGATCGCGCCGGGTTCACCGACGTCTGGTCGTCCGAGGTCGCCGGTACCGACGCGTTCACCCCGCTGGCGCTGGCGGCGGCGTGGCAGCCACGGCTGCGGCTGGGCACCGCGATCACCCCGGTCTTCACCCGTGGCCCCGGGCTGCTCGCCATGAGCGCGGCGGCGCTCGCCGAGGCGGCCCCGGGCCGGTTCGCGCTCGGCATCGGCGCGTCCTCGCCGGTGCTCGTCCGGGACTGGAACGCGGTGCGGTTCGACGAGCCGTTCCGACGCACCCGCGACGTCCTGCGGTTCCTGCGCGCCGCGCTGCGCGGCGAGACGGTGGACGAGGTCTACGACACCTTCACCGTGCGCCGGTTCACCCTCGAACGTCCACCGGCGGTGCCGCCGCCGATCCTGCTCGCCGCGCTGCGCCCGGGCATGCTCCGGCTCGCCGGCGCGGAAGCCGACGGCGTCATCCTCAACTGGCTCAGCGCCGACGACGTGCCGCGGACCCTCGCCGAGCTGGGCGAGCGCCGGGCCGGCTTCGAGGTCGCCGCACGGATCTTCGTCTGCCCCACCGAGGACGCCACGTACGCCCGGACACTCGGCCGCCGGCTGATCACCAGCTACCTCACCGTGCCGGCGTACGCCGAGTTCCACCGCTGGCTCGGCCGCGACGAGGTCCTCGCGCCGATGTGGCAGGCGTGGGCCGCCGGTGACCGGCGCGGCGCCAGCGCAGCCGTCCCTGACGAGGTGGTCGACGCCCTGGTGCTGCACGGCTCACCGGAGCGGTGCCGAGCCCAGGTCCGCCGCTACGCGGACGCCGGAGTCCAGGTGCCGGTCCTCGCGTTGCTGCCGACCCCGGAGGTGAGCGCCGGCAGCGCCGCCGCGCTGATGACCCTCATCGCCCGGTTGGGCACCGAGCCCGTGGGAGCGTCGGCGTGA
- a CDS encoding AAA family ATPase, which yields MNTHEPLTQPEVQGFAALAARLAENVNAVVLGKPQVVRLALTALFAQGHVLLEDVPGVGKTTLARAIAATVKGQWRRIQFTPDLLPSDVSGVTIFNQASRDFEFHPGPVFANIVIADEINRASPKTQSALLEVMEEHTVTVDGVRHPVPSPFLVVATQNPVEMDGTYRLPEAQLDRFLVKLSVGYPDEAVEVEVLRGATVRSPEALAPVTDTATVGEMVRMARRVHIAEPLYAYAVRLAAATRTHPQVRVGVSPRGVIALTRAACSYALIDGRGWIMPEDLKMLAEPVFAHRLLLTPDAQVRGVTPAEVLRQAIASVPVPLPSGQPAPVQG from the coding sequence GTGAACACCCACGAGCCGCTCACCCAGCCGGAGGTGCAGGGCTTCGCCGCCCTGGCCGCCCGGCTGGCCGAGAACGTCAACGCGGTGGTGCTCGGCAAGCCGCAGGTGGTCCGGCTGGCCCTGACCGCGCTCTTCGCCCAGGGTCACGTGTTGCTTGAGGACGTGCCGGGGGTCGGTAAGACGACCCTGGCGCGGGCCATCGCCGCGACAGTGAAGGGTCAGTGGCGGCGCATCCAGTTCACGCCCGACCTGCTGCCCTCGGACGTGTCCGGTGTGACCATCTTCAACCAGGCGAGCAGGGACTTCGAGTTCCATCCGGGGCCGGTGTTCGCCAACATCGTGATCGCCGACGAGATCAACCGGGCGTCGCCGAAGACCCAGTCGGCGCTGCTGGAGGTGATGGAGGAGCACACGGTCACCGTGGACGGGGTCCGGCACCCGGTGCCGTCGCCGTTCCTGGTCGTCGCCACGCAGAACCCGGTGGAGATGGACGGCACCTACCGGCTGCCCGAGGCGCAGCTCGACCGTTTCCTGGTGAAGCTGTCCGTCGGCTACCCGGACGAGGCGGTCGAGGTGGAGGTGCTGCGCGGCGCGACGGTCCGCTCCCCCGAGGCGCTCGCCCCGGTCACCGACACCGCGACGGTCGGGGAGATGGTCCGGATGGCCCGCCGGGTGCACATCGCCGAGCCGCTCTACGCGTACGCGGTCCGGCTGGCCGCCGCCACCCGCACCCATCCGCAGGTACGCGTCGGTGTCAGCCCCCGGGGTGTGATCGCGCTGACCCGGGCGGCGTGCTCGTACGCGCTTATCGACGGCCGAGGCTGGATCATGCCGGAGGATCTGAAGATGCTCGCCGAACCGGTGTTCGCGCACCGGCTGCTGCTCACCCCGGACGCGCAGGTGCGCGGGGTGACCCCCGCGGAGGTGCTGCGCCAGGCCATCGCCTCGGTGCCGGTGCCGCTGCCGTCCGGGCAGCCGGCCCCGGTGCAGGGCTGA
- a CDS encoding fibronectin type III domain-containing protein, producing MMLSTAQGEPSGLASASTEVFPAVGPAPAPPPDTTAEQLATYPPPVTPTYPPAAQYAASQQYPGQPYQQSHEVYPGQHYRQDAYSTAYADEGGSTSRSRATLIGTAVAAGVALVAVVGLGAVVLNRDDAPPPPGATVVATPSASGPPPGDLKLRDDLVTITLTWTDPSGGAVPFMVAGGRAGLALGVMATVEPGRTSHTVNGLSSRVDYCFTVLAVYSTDSFATSGQVCTNRERSTPPS from the coding sequence GTGATGTTGTCGACCGCGCAGGGCGAGCCGTCGGGGCTCGCGTCCGCGTCGACGGAGGTGTTCCCGGCCGTCGGGCCGGCGCCGGCACCACCCCCGGACACGACGGCGGAGCAGCTCGCGACCTACCCGCCGCCGGTCACTCCCACGTACCCGCCCGCTGCGCAGTACGCGGCCAGTCAGCAGTACCCGGGGCAGCCCTATCAGCAGAGCCACGAGGTGTACCCGGGACAGCACTACCGGCAGGACGCCTACTCCACCGCGTACGCCGACGAGGGTGGTTCTACGAGCCGCAGTCGGGCGACGCTGATCGGTACGGCGGTGGCGGCCGGGGTTGCCCTGGTCGCGGTCGTCGGCCTGGGCGCGGTGGTGTTGAACCGCGACGACGCGCCGCCGCCACCCGGTGCCACAGTGGTAGCGACGCCGTCGGCGAGCGGGCCCCCTCCCGGCGACCTGAAGCTCCGCGACGACCTCGTGACGATCACTCTGACCTGGACGGATCCGTCCGGGGGCGCGGTGCCGTTCATGGTCGCCGGCGGGCGGGCCGGTCTGGCGCTGGGGGTGATGGCCACCGTGGAACCGGGGCGGACCAGCCACACGGTCAACGGGCTCAGCTCCCGAGTGGACTACTGCTTCACGGTGCTGGCGGTCTACTCCACTGACAGCTTCGCCACCTCGGGCCAGGTTTGCACGAACCGCGAACGGTCCACGCCCCCGAGTTGA